In the genome of Sorangium aterium, one region contains:
- a CDS encoding lysyl oxidase family protein — protein MKNVVEALLMGSWLLAAAACGDDGPTEPPSGTGGGGPGGGGSGGGVSGSIRCPLSDIVCPGGARCQIDAEGKPSGCAAACDAARACGDTACCSPGATCARGVCEAADLVLGPPEREEPVTFATVRVDEDACELLHGCVGASGRRALMRFHVSLENAGDVPLELGAPSESDVFEPNFCEDSYVVPRFFRARLGQGGAVVAEAELDARCVAMPGGQYGCDAQGLGPGEHVEQPGTLACNALDVTGVPAGRYELEITVNPNRTLAEARFDNNTIVLPVDYTACDGTICGGACCPSGHACEAGVCIVPDLRPDRQRIVDTIQFSYQTFPRDACELMERCIGGPGRRHLLEFEGRVENAGPGHLDPGPEFNSPLFEYAQCHQHFHFLNFTDYRLVDAGGEVVSQGHKQAFCLVDMEPLDPSSPAPRGYPTSGGMGCNFLSAGWADTYDVGTPCQWVDVTDVPEGDYTLRVTVNPIGAIAEQAIENNVVEVPVHVPAFAPCEPEPEICGDAVDQDCDGLPDDGCQGEGCASPVPEVCGNAVDENCNGVPDDGCTPIPGADSCETPGELTGSMDYAAEITAENTSDVALPCGGSGGEVFFRFTLPSDEVVYLGTLASDVDTALAVLEGDGCGGPPVGCAADSCGDAAPGAHFAARLRAGTYTVVVKASRPEALGTVRLRFQRASCLGERAGVISGSGLISGDTTGAPIPPSSLCGASSPEQTFYVPVCPGTSTVVSSCGLTGFPMTIKTADDACNPIDIECFGPLSACAGEREGVNSRIYGARPGGSLGAITVKGRTPVDFGPYQLFVAPFQ, from the coding sequence ATGAAGAACGTCGTCGAAGCGCTGTTGATGGGCTCATGGCTCCTGGCGGCCGCCGCGTGCGGCGACGACGGGCCGACCGAGCCGCCCTCGGGCACGGGAGGGGGCGGCCCGGGAGGCGGCGGCAGCGGCGGCGGTGTATCCGGGAGCATCCGTTGCCCCCTCTCGGACATCGTGTGTCCCGGAGGCGCGCGGTGTCAGATCGACGCCGAGGGCAAGCCGTCGGGCTGCGCCGCCGCGTGCGACGCGGCGCGCGCCTGCGGCGACACGGCGTGCTGCAGCCCCGGGGCCACGTGCGCGCGCGGCGTCTGCGAGGCGGCGGACCTCGTGCTCGGGCCCCCGGAGCGAGAAGAGCCCGTCACGTTCGCCACGGTCCGCGTCGACGAGGACGCGTGCGAGCTGCTGCACGGGTGCGTCGGCGCGAGCGGCCGGCGGGCGCTCATGCGCTTCCACGTCTCGCTCGAGAACGCCGGCGACGTTCCGCTCGAGCTCGGCGCGCCCTCGGAGAGCGACGTCTTCGAGCCGAACTTCTGCGAGGACAGCTACGTCGTCCCGCGCTTCTTCCGCGCGCGCCTCGGCCAGGGCGGCGCGGTGGTCGCCGAGGCCGAGCTCGACGCGCGCTGCGTCGCGATGCCAGGCGGCCAGTACGGCTGCGACGCGCAGGGCCTCGGCCCAGGAGAGCACGTCGAGCAGCCCGGCACCCTCGCGTGCAACGCCCTCGACGTGACCGGCGTCCCGGCCGGGCGCTACGAGCTCGAGATCACCGTGAACCCGAACAGGACCCTCGCCGAGGCGCGCTTCGACAACAACACGATCGTCCTCCCCGTCGATTACACCGCCTGCGACGGCACGATCTGCGGCGGCGCGTGCTGTCCCAGCGGCCACGCGTGCGAGGCCGGCGTCTGCATCGTGCCCGACCTGCGCCCGGACAGGCAGCGCATCGTCGACACGATCCAGTTCTCGTACCAGACGTTCCCCAGAGACGCCTGCGAGCTCATGGAAAGGTGCATCGGAGGCCCCGGCCGGCGGCATCTCCTCGAGTTCGAGGGGCGCGTCGAGAACGCAGGGCCGGGCCACCTCGACCCCGGGCCCGAGTTCAACAGCCCGCTCTTCGAGTACGCGCAGTGCCACCAGCACTTCCATTTCCTGAACTTCACCGATTACCGGCTGGTGGACGCGGGGGGCGAGGTCGTCTCCCAGGGGCACAAGCAGGCGTTTTGCCTTGTCGACATGGAGCCTCTCGATCCTTCGTCCCCCGCGCCGCGCGGCTACCCGACCTCGGGAGGCATGGGGTGCAACTTCCTGAGCGCGGGGTGGGCCGACACGTACGACGTCGGCACGCCGTGCCAGTGGGTCGACGTGACGGACGTGCCCGAGGGGGACTACACCCTCCGCGTCACCGTCAACCCGATCGGCGCGATCGCCGAGCAAGCGATCGAGAACAACGTGGTCGAGGTGCCCGTCCATGTCCCGGCGTTCGCGCCCTGCGAGCCCGAGCCGGAGATCTGCGGGGACGCGGTGGACCAGGACTGCGACGGGCTCCCCGACGACGGCTGCCAGGGCGAGGGGTGCGCCTCCCCGGTGCCCGAGGTGTGCGGCAACGCGGTCGACGAGAACTGCAACGGCGTCCCGGACGACGGCTGCACGCCGATCCCGGGCGCCGACAGCTGCGAGACGCCGGGAGAGCTGACGGGCTCGATGGATTACGCGGCGGAGATCACGGCCGAGAACACCTCCGATGTCGCGCTGCCGTGCGGCGGCAGCGGCGGCGAGGTGTTCTTCCGGTTCACGCTCCCGTCCGACGAGGTCGTGTACCTCGGCACCCTGGCGTCGGACGTCGACACGGCGCTCGCGGTGCTCGAGGGCGACGGGTGCGGCGGCCCCCCCGTCGGCTGCGCGGCCGACAGCTGCGGCGACGCCGCGCCGGGCGCGCACTTCGCGGCCAGGCTCCGGGCCGGGACCTATACGGTGGTGGTCAAGGCCTCGCGCCCCGAGGCGCTCGGCACGGTCCGCCTCAGGTTCCAGCGCGCGTCGTGCCTCGGCGAGAGGGCCGGGGTCATCTCGGGCAGCGGCCTCATCAGCGGCGACACCACCGGGGCGCCGATCCCTCCCAGCTCCTTGTGCGGCGCGAGCAGCCCTGAGCAGACGTTCTATGTCCCTGTCTGCCCGGGGACGTCCACCGTGGTGTCCTCGTGCGGCCTGACCGGCTTCCCGATGACGATCAAGACCGCGGACGACGCATGCAATCCCATCGACATCGAGTGCTTCGGCCCGCTCAGCGCCTGCGCGGGCGAGAGGGAGGGCGTGAACTCCCGGATTTACGGGGCACGACCGGGAGGGAGCCTCGGCGCCATCACCGTAAAGGGGCGTACTCCGGTGGATTTCGGGCCGTACCAGCTCTTCGTCGCGCCATTCCAGTGA
- a CDS encoding phosphatase PAP2 family protein: MRYAALLACVCALAWSAPAAAQTGPAAPDWAFGTPGGEVALAAACTASLAAYLLPQRRSGWGAASSEERNDAIGLASDITGAAAGTLLLLGSGYALEGSYLGGAGVPRPYARALRTSLIEVEAAALSTGLSNVIKRLAGRCRPRSWRTDRCGETDLDFDAFPSGHTTPVAAIAGARLNLALRTTGDAAPRLGALALAEAATVVTMALRIGAGAHSWQDVGAGMILGHVTGFAIAAVHPIQPTKARYAAGVMPGPPPEPAAVTWSWAF, encoded by the coding sequence GTGAGGTACGCCGCGCTGCTCGCCTGCGTGTGCGCGCTGGCGTGGAGCGCGCCCGCCGCCGCGCAGACGGGGCCGGCGGCCCCGGACTGGGCGTTCGGCACGCCGGGCGGCGAGGTGGCCCTCGCCGCGGCCTGCACCGCCTCGCTCGCGGCGTACCTGCTCCCGCAGCGGCGCTCCGGGTGGGGCGCCGCCTCCAGCGAGGAGCGCAACGACGCGATCGGCCTCGCCAGCGATATCACCGGCGCCGCAGCGGGCACGCTGCTCCTCCTCGGCAGCGGGTACGCCCTCGAGGGCAGCTACCTCGGGGGCGCCGGCGTCCCCCGCCCCTACGCGCGGGCGCTCAGGACATCGCTCATCGAGGTCGAGGCGGCGGCGCTGTCGACCGGCCTCTCGAACGTGATCAAGCGCCTGGCGGGCCGGTGCCGGCCGCGCTCGTGGCGGACCGATCGGTGCGGCGAGACCGACCTCGATTTCGACGCCTTCCCCTCGGGTCACACGACCCCGGTGGCCGCCATCGCGGGCGCGCGCCTGAACCTCGCGCTGCGCACGACCGGCGACGCCGCGCCGCGCCTCGGCGCGCTCGCCCTCGCCGAGGCGGCCACGGTGGTGACGATGGCGCTGCGGATCGGCGCCGGCGCGCACTCCTGGCAGGACGTCGGCGCCGGCATGATCCTGGGCCACGTGACGGGCTTCGCGATCGCGGCCGTCCACCCGATCCAGCCGACCAAGGCCCGGTACGCGGCCGGCGTGATGCCCGGCCCGCCCCCCGAGCCCGCCGCGGTCACCTGGTCGTGGGCGTTCTGA
- a CDS encoding DUF4397 domain-containing protein — protein MKMRQRWLMMVGALAGLSIFTSACGDDDTSSSSGQGGGGTTSASASTWSGGSSDGGGGMGGTGSGGGTGGAGGTGGSGNAGGAGGTGGTGGSGNAGGAGGTGSGDTGGAGGTGSGDTGGAGGTGGAGGTGGAGGTGGGDPEECGLPPDTDPEPKVRFINALLPNRTNFPVGSGDPPALRLYVNGAPVPDVEAVSPSRVAASVTRYAKVTAGAITFSARSDDGTSGGAGDALTISADPLTIAPGTRYTIVAVGILGTTSPTGPQLLIAEEKFTTPSCSEVGLRFVNADASVGPPKSFYIDRSATAVAALDGFTVSAPEGLLVPQSPRSITVTASSSFGPTGQAPFSFSAASLVGGRSYFVIETGEPTRVVADARAHGLLVVPAGDDSPATFINRDPLVYLFHASPPPTPSPLEVYSGTERIAINLTYAQAPTYTDLPPGESTLSVVAPGSGGGDGSGDTVVVGAQPTGPLEPGAIYLGGLLGIAGETGDKALQLKLWRVQPELPETVTSTRVMLINASAAAPSVDLGHWSVNADGTQGEPFTPVLTDVAYASASASTAVEFAAPRAAGRQWVGVRPVGSADGIRSAARSLSPTWYAAVLLGDWSSSDPASAARLMFMRNLGIASSAVFVALPTP, from the coding sequence ATGAAGATGCGTCAACGATGGCTGATGATGGTGGGTGCGCTGGCCGGGCTTTCGATCTTCACGAGCGCTTGCGGGGACGACGATACCTCATCATCGTCGGGGCAAGGCGGAGGTGGGACCACGAGCGCCAGCGCCAGCACGTGGTCGGGCGGAAGCTCTGACGGCGGCGGCGGCATGGGCGGCACGGGCAGCGGCGGCGGCACGGGTGGCGCTGGTGGCACGGGCGGCAGTGGCAATGCGGGCGGCGCTGGTGGCACGGGTGGCACGGGCGGCAGCGGCAACGCGGGCGGCGCTGGCGGCACGGGCAGTGGCGACACGGGCGGCGCTGGCGGCACGGGCAGTGGCGACACGGGCGGCGCTGGCGGCACGGGCGGAGCTGGTGGCACGGGCGGAGCTGGTGGCACGGGTGGCGGCGATCCGGAGGAGTGTGGCCTGCCGCCGGACACCGACCCTGAACCCAAGGTCCGCTTCATCAATGCCCTTCTGCCGAATCGCACGAACTTCCCGGTGGGGAGCGGCGACCCGCCTGCGCTCCGCCTCTACGTGAACGGGGCGCCGGTGCCCGACGTAGAGGCAGTGTCGCCCAGCAGGGTCGCCGCCTCTGTCACGAGGTACGCCAAGGTGACGGCGGGCGCGATCACCTTCTCGGCACGAAGCGATGACGGAACCAGCGGTGGCGCAGGCGACGCGCTCACGATCTCGGCGGATCCGCTGACGATTGCCCCTGGGACGCGCTACACGATCGTGGCCGTCGGAATCCTGGGCACTACCAGCCCGACGGGGCCGCAGCTTCTCATCGCAGAAGAGAAGTTCACGACGCCTTCATGCAGCGAGGTCGGCCTGCGCTTCGTGAACGCCGACGCCAGCGTGGGGCCTCCGAAATCGTTCTACATCGACCGAAGCGCCACGGCCGTCGCGGCGCTCGACGGGTTCACCGTCAGCGCTCCAGAAGGCCTGCTCGTGCCCCAGTCGCCACGATCGATCACTGTCACCGCGTCGAGCAGCTTCGGTCCGACGGGTCAGGCGCCGTTCTCGTTCTCTGCAGCATCGCTCGTCGGTGGGCGATCGTACTTCGTCATCGAGACCGGGGAGCCGACCCGCGTCGTCGCCGATGCGCGCGCACACGGGTTGCTCGTCGTCCCGGCGGGGGACGACTCGCCTGCCACGTTCATCAACCGGGATCCGCTCGTCTATCTCTTCCACGCATCGCCGCCGCCCACGCCGTCGCCCCTCGAGGTGTACTCGGGCACGGAGAGGATCGCCATCAACCTGACGTATGCGCAGGCGCCGACATACACCGATCTGCCGCCGGGTGAGTCGACGCTCTCAGTCGTCGCGCCCGGCTCCGGTGGCGGCGATGGCTCGGGTGACACCGTGGTGGTCGGCGCCCAGCCGACGGGCCCGCTGGAGCCCGGCGCGATCTACCTGGGAGGTCTCCTCGGCATCGCCGGAGAGACGGGCGACAAGGCGCTGCAGCTCAAGCTGTGGAGGGTTCAGCCGGAGCTGCCCGAGACGGTCACCAGCACGCGCGTCATGTTGATCAACGCCTCGGCGGCAGCGCCCTCGGTGGATCTCGGCCACTGGTCGGTCAATGCAGATGGGACCCAAGGTGAACCGTTTACACCCGTGCTCACGGACGTCGCGTACGCGTCGGCCAGCGCCAGCACGGCCGTCGAGTTCGCGGCGCCGAGAGCCGCCGGCCGGCAATGGGTAGGAGTTCGACCGGTCGGATCGGCCGACGGCATCCGGAGCGCCGCGAGAAGCCTGTCACCGACCTGGTATGCCGCTGTCCTCCTGGGAGACTGGAGCTCATCCGACCCAGCGAGCGCCGCGCGGCTCATGTTCATGAGAAATCTCGGCATCGCCTCCTCGGCTGTTTTCGTGGCGTTGCCGACTCCCTGA
- a CDS encoding substrate-binding domain-containing protein gives MNTTGKLVLSALSVLGLAACAVSGTDEAEVLGESQEALINGTEFYGSDTLFNAITAAINQAGLSASLDYLGTGSGKGEQCLEGTGAAPCNTKAQTIAPMSRDLQGSCDSGQKSNRIALDAIYILADDTQAATSATSANIKGAFCGDGSGSPATCANFDTWGELTTGSSNPSNAIKLYRRDDISGTTDTFKSLTGCTTFCAGVKIIVEDLIAGPRLSTDSAGTLGTPNTSSIVTYSGAPTAAAPCLQTDSATDCIGKLAGADIDALAYAGGDGLRPSNPFANQAFTIDSKAPTTANIRKLITDPSNKYPLARFLYLNEGNGSRATAETNFLNWIIANPQTFENTLTASGFIACDPGNPLDCGATGTTCPRNSSLP, from the coding sequence ATGAATACGACGGGTAAGTTGGTTCTTTCGGCGCTCTCGGTCCTCGGTCTTGCGGCGTGCGCCGTGAGCGGCACGGACGAGGCAGAGGTCCTGGGCGAGTCGCAGGAGGCGCTGATCAACGGCACGGAGTTCTACGGGTCGGACACGCTGTTCAACGCGATCACGGCCGCGATCAACCAGGCGGGGCTCAGCGCGTCCCTCGACTACCTCGGCACCGGGTCGGGCAAGGGCGAGCAGTGCCTGGAGGGCACCGGCGCCGCCCCCTGCAACACGAAGGCTCAGACGATCGCCCCGATGTCCAGGGACTTGCAGGGCTCTTGTGACAGTGGTCAGAAGAGCAATCGCATCGCGCTCGACGCTATCTACATTCTGGCGGACGACACCCAGGCCGCCACCAGCGCGACCTCGGCGAACATCAAGGGCGCGTTCTGCGGCGACGGCTCCGGGAGCCCCGCCACCTGCGCCAATTTCGACACGTGGGGCGAGCTCACCACGGGCTCGTCGAACCCCTCGAACGCGATCAAGCTGTACCGCCGCGACGACATCTCGGGCACGACCGACACGTTCAAGAGCCTCACCGGCTGCACCACGTTCTGCGCCGGCGTGAAGATCATCGTCGAGGACCTCATCGCCGGGCCGCGGCTCTCGACCGACTCCGCAGGAACCCTGGGGACGCCGAACACGTCATCGATTGTGACGTACTCGGGCGCTCCGACCGCGGCGGCGCCCTGCCTGCAGACCGATTCGGCCACCGATTGCATCGGCAAGCTCGCGGGCGCGGACATCGACGCGCTCGCCTACGCGGGCGGCGACGGGTTGCGCCCGTCGAACCCCTTCGCCAACCAGGCGTTCACCATCGACAGCAAGGCGCCGACCACGGCCAACATCCGCAAACTTATCACGGACCCGAGCAACAAGTACCCGCTCGCTCGCTTCCTGTACCTCAACGAGGGCAATGGATCTCGGGCTACAGCCGAGACGAACTTCCTGAACTGGATCATCGCGAACCCGCAGACCTTCGAGAACACCCTGACGGCCTCCGGCTTCATCGCGTGTGACCCGGGAAATCCTCTCGATTGCGGTGCCACCGGCACCACGTGCCCCCGCAACAGCAGCCTGCCGTGA
- a CDS encoding M16 family metallopeptidase produces the protein MKRTVSASLAAVALAACAPVTSTPPPAPPGAPPPAAAPPAAAAADDFRRSPPPPGPEVVFRPPQIEEAKLANGIRVLVVERHELPIVAVDVTTVRGADQAEPGVGAFAGAMLMQGTRTRSALSLSDALGKLGASFSSAVGFDGGGVEGQSVTPRFGEMLTLLGDAYMNPAFAPAEIERERSRRITQLAEMNDRPASLLSIAQAQVLYPEGHPYNAPLIGTEAALKKITAGALAKFHAAQFRPELTTVAIAGDITKADAVKEVERVFGAWKGPASAPPAPAKAALPADPPAIAAGAPRVVVVDRPGLTQSTVTVALPGVPRATTDYDALLVMNTLLGGQFSSRLNLNLREKHAYTYGARSGFDMRHGAGPFSAGGAIVRENTGPAVREIFAEIDRMRREPVTSEELADAKANLIRQLPARFETADATASTIAGLAVYDLPLDEYATRPARLQRITAADVQRVAQKYLAPEQLRVVLVGDAGAVGEQLSALQLGEVIVQKAPGVTAGPAAAAGKPAAPAQPAAPSKPAAPPAAKKP, from the coding sequence ATGAAACGAACCGTCTCCGCCTCGCTCGCAGCCGTGGCGCTCGCCGCCTGCGCTCCGGTCACCTCGACGCCGCCCCCCGCGCCCCCCGGCGCGCCGCCCCCCGCCGCGGCGCCGCCCGCCGCCGCGGCGGCGGACGACTTCCGCAGATCGCCGCCTCCTCCGGGGCCGGAGGTGGTCTTCCGGCCGCCGCAGATCGAGGAGGCGAAGCTCGCCAACGGGATCCGCGTCCTCGTCGTGGAGCGGCACGAGCTTCCGATCGTGGCCGTGGACGTGACGACCGTCCGCGGCGCCGATCAGGCCGAGCCGGGCGTCGGCGCGTTCGCGGGCGCGATGCTCATGCAGGGCACCAGGACCCGCAGCGCGCTTTCGCTCAGCGACGCGCTCGGCAAGCTCGGCGCGAGCTTCTCGTCCGCGGTCGGCTTCGACGGCGGCGGCGTGGAGGGCCAGAGCGTGACGCCGCGGTTCGGGGAGATGCTCACGCTGCTCGGCGACGCGTACATGAACCCCGCCTTCGCGCCGGCCGAGATCGAGCGCGAGCGGTCGCGCCGCATCACCCAGCTCGCCGAGATGAACGATCGCCCCGCGTCGCTCCTCTCCATCGCCCAGGCCCAGGTCCTCTACCCCGAGGGCCACCCGTACAACGCGCCGCTGATCGGCACCGAGGCGGCGCTGAAGAAGATCACGGCGGGCGCCCTGGCGAAGTTCCACGCCGCGCAGTTCCGGCCGGAGCTGACGACCGTCGCCATCGCCGGGGACATCACCAAGGCCGACGCGGTGAAGGAAGTGGAGCGGGTCTTCGGCGCCTGGAAGGGCCCGGCCTCCGCGCCGCCCGCCCCCGCGAAGGCGGCGCTCCCCGCCGATCCGCCGGCGATCGCCGCGGGCGCGCCGCGCGTCGTTGTCGTCGATCGGCCTGGGCTCACGCAGTCGACCGTGACGGTGGCGCTGCCGGGCGTGCCGCGCGCGACGACGGACTACGACGCGCTGCTCGTGATGAACACCCTCCTCGGCGGGCAGTTCTCGAGCCGCCTCAACCTGAACCTGCGCGAGAAGCACGCCTACACCTACGGCGCGCGCTCCGGCTTCGACATGCGCCACGGAGCCGGCCCGTTCTCCGCGGGCGGCGCCATCGTGCGGGAGAACACGGGCCCCGCCGTGCGGGAGATCTTCGCGGAGATCGACCGGATGCGGAGGGAGCCCGTCACGAGCGAGGAGCTCGCGGACGCCAAGGCGAACCTCATCCGCCAGCTGCCGGCGCGCTTCGAGACGGCGGACGCGACCGCGTCGACGATCGCGGGCCTCGCGGTCTACGATCTGCCGCTCGACGAGTACGCGACGCGACCGGCGAGGCTCCAGCGGATCACGGCCGCGGACGTGCAGCGGGTCGCGCAGAAGTACCTCGCGCCCGAGCAGCTCCGGGTCGTCCTGGTGGGCGACGCCGGCGCTGTCGGAGAACAGCTCTCGGCGTTGCAGCTCGGTGAGGTCATCGTGCAGAAGGCGCCAGGCGTGACGGCCGGGCCGGCGGCGGCGGCCGGCAAGCCGGCGGCGCCCGCGCAGCCTGCCGCGCCCTCGAAGCCCGCAGCGCCCCCCGCAGCGAAGAAGCCGTGA
- a CDS encoding M16 family metallopeptidase: MRAHHRSERTRLRALSSLSSALVAALGLTLPAYAAPPAAAPAQPAAAQPAAKPAPAAAAPVATKAQPAAAATSVSVAIPVEKYTLENGLEVVLHEDHRTPVVAVNVWYHVGSKDEPRGKNGFAHLFEHVMFQGSKHVGEDMFFKYLERAGASDRNGTTNTDRTNYFETVPANELALVLWLESDRMGWLLDHANEATFTSQRNVVKNERRQNYENAPYGLVPQFVRAAQFPESHPYHLLTIGTPEDLDAAQMDDVKAFFRTFYVPNNATLVVAGDIERGKAKELIQKYFGPIAKGAPPPVATKPDLGDLATEKRLDIEADVELPRVTISWVTPPSFAPGDAELDLVANVLASGKTSRLYKKLVYDLQIAQDVFAFQQSSQLASTFQITATLKKGKSPEQALKLIDAELDRLRKAPPTQDEHDRAQAKVLSELVFSMEQVTARANAINNYNQLTGDPGYFPKDVARYEKATAADLQKATADLLPQGRRVIALVTPKPGAPKAGRLVKQTGAAAPATAGTKPTAAAPAAAASAKPAVLAPAVAAPPAGAKPAAAPATDKPAAAPAIMKPAGDKPAVDKPAAGPAAPKGG, encoded by the coding sequence ATGCGAGCCCACCATCGGTCCGAACGGACGCGCCTCCGGGCGCTCTCGTCCCTGTCGAGCGCGCTCGTCGCCGCGCTCGGCCTGACGTTGCCCGCCTACGCCGCGCCCCCGGCCGCGGCGCCGGCGCAGCCTGCGGCGGCTCAACCTGCGGCCAAGCCCGCGCCCGCGGCGGCGGCGCCGGTCGCGACGAAGGCGCAGCCTGCGGCGGCGGCGACCAGCGTGAGCGTCGCGATCCCGGTCGAGAAGTACACGCTCGAGAACGGGCTCGAGGTGGTCCTGCACGAGGATCACCGCACGCCCGTCGTGGCCGTCAACGTCTGGTACCACGTCGGCTCCAAGGACGAGCCGCGGGGGAAGAACGGCTTCGCGCACCTGTTCGAGCACGTCATGTTCCAGGGCTCGAAGCACGTGGGCGAGGACATGTTCTTCAAGTACCTGGAGCGGGCCGGCGCGAGCGATCGCAACGGGACGACGAACACCGACCGCACCAACTACTTCGAGACCGTCCCCGCCAACGAGCTCGCGCTGGTGCTCTGGCTGGAGAGCGACCGGATGGGGTGGCTGCTCGACCACGCGAACGAGGCGACCTTCACGAGCCAGCGCAATGTCGTGAAGAACGAGCGCCGCCAGAACTACGAGAACGCGCCCTACGGCCTCGTGCCGCAGTTCGTCCGCGCGGCCCAGTTCCCGGAGAGCCACCCCTACCACCTGCTGACCATCGGCACGCCCGAGGATCTCGACGCGGCGCAGATGGACGACGTGAAGGCCTTCTTCCGGACGTTCTACGTGCCCAACAACGCGACCCTCGTCGTGGCGGGCGACATCGAGCGGGGCAAGGCGAAGGAGCTCATCCAGAAGTACTTCGGCCCCATCGCGAAGGGCGCCCCGCCGCCCGTGGCGACGAAGCCCGACCTCGGCGACCTCGCGACCGAGAAGCGCCTCGACATCGAGGCGGACGTGGAGCTGCCCCGCGTGACGATCAGCTGGGTGACGCCGCCGAGCTTCGCGCCCGGCGACGCCGAGCTCGACCTCGTCGCCAACGTCCTCGCCTCGGGCAAGACGAGCCGGCTCTACAAGAAGCTCGTGTACGATCTCCAGATCGCGCAGGACGTCTTCGCGTTCCAGCAATCGAGCCAGCTCGCCAGCACCTTCCAGATCACGGCCACGCTGAAGAAGGGCAAGTCGCCCGAGCAGGCCCTGAAGCTCATCGACGCGGAGCTCGATCGGCTGCGCAAGGCGCCGCCGACGCAGGACGAGCACGACCGGGCCCAGGCCAAGGTGCTCTCGGAGCTGGTCTTCAGCATGGAGCAGGTGACGGCCCGCGCGAACGCCATCAACAACTACAACCAGCTCACGGGCGATCCGGGGTACTTCCCCAAGGACGTGGCCAGGTACGAGAAGGCCACCGCCGCCGACCTGCAGAAGGCGACCGCGGATCTCCTGCCCCAGGGCAGGCGCGTGATCGCCCTCGTCACGCCGAAGCCGGGCGCCCCGAAGGCCGGGCGCCTCGTGAAGCAGACCGGGGCGGCGGCGCCCGCGACGGCGGGCACGAAGCCCACCGCCGCGGCGCCCGCGGCCGCGGCGAGCGCAAAGCCCGCGGTTCTAGCGCCTGCTGTCGCGGCCCCGCCGGCGGGCGCGAAGCCCGCCGCGGCGCCCGCGACCGACAAACCGGCGGCCGCGCCGGCCATCATGAAGCCCGCTGGCGACAAGCCTGCGGTCGACAAGCCTGCGGCCGGACCGGCCGCGCCGAAGGGGGGTTGA
- a CDS encoding Vgb family protein, with translation MKKKSIVALSMMVGAALVAQAEPASAGYCPAAYAGDITEYAIPSNASPGNITFGPDGRVWFTVLSGSKIGAAKSSGAVTEYPLATGASPVGITVGPDGRIWFTDAGRNQIGAITKHGVVTEVAIPTNSSSPSAITLGFDGNLWFTEVLGNKVGRITPDGVITEFALPTAGSQPRGIAAGIDGNVWVAESRGNKIARISASGTVTEYPLPPSAARPNAMTLGPDLKIWFTTAGEIANIDTSGTVTEFALPALGLGVSAITPGVDGNLWFTEQSVDKIVRITTSGVMTEYALPIAGSRPLGLTLVPSLQGCGFLDLWFTEAGGSRLGKIRTVTTH, from the coding sequence ATGAAGAAGAAGTCGATTGTTGCCTTGTCGATGATGGTCGGCGCCGCCCTCGTGGCGCAGGCGGAGCCCGCGAGCGCCGGGTATTGCCCGGCGGCGTACGCGGGTGACATCACCGAGTACGCCATTCCTTCGAACGCCTCGCCGGGGAACATCACCTTTGGCCCTGACGGCCGCGTGTGGTTCACCGTGCTCTCCGGCAGCAAGATCGGGGCCGCAAAGTCCAGCGGCGCTGTGACCGAGTACCCGCTCGCGACCGGCGCGAGCCCGGTCGGCATCACCGTCGGTCCGGATGGCCGGATCTGGTTCACCGACGCAGGGAGAAACCAGATCGGGGCGATCACGAAGCACGGCGTCGTGACCGAGGTTGCGATCCCGACGAACAGCTCGAGCCCCTCCGCGATCACGCTGGGATTTGATGGGAATCTGTGGTTCACCGAGGTCCTCGGCAACAAGGTCGGACGCATCACGCCGGACGGGGTGATCACCGAGTTCGCGCTGCCGACCGCCGGCAGCCAACCGCGCGGGATCGCGGCGGGAATCGACGGAAATGTCTGGGTCGCGGAGTCGCGCGGGAACAAGATCGCGCGGATCAGCGCGTCCGGGACCGTGACCGAGTACCCGCTGCCGCCCTCGGCCGCGCGCCCCAACGCGATGACGCTCGGTCCCGACCTCAAAATCTGGTTCACCACGGCGGGCGAGATCGCGAATATCGACACCAGCGGGACCGTGACGGAGTTCGCGCTCCCCGCGCTGGGCCTCGGCGTCTCGGCCATCACGCCCGGGGTGGACGGCAATCTCTGGTTCACGGAGCAGTCCGTGGACAAGATCGTACGCATCACGACGAGCGGCGTCATGACCGAGTACGCTCTCCCGATCGCGGGCTCTCGTCCGCTCGGGCTCACGCTGGTCCCGTCGCTCCAGGGGTGCGGCTTCCTCGACCTCTGGTTCACCGAGGCGGGGGGGAGCCGCCTCGGCAAGATCCGCACGGTGACCACCCACTGA